From a region of the Brevibacterium siliguriense genome:
- a CDS encoding TetR/AcrR family transcriptional regulator, with product MANDGRSRILKAAKSLAESHDSVHGVTISLESVAKKAGLTKPGLMYHFPTKEALMLGLVDHAAENWAQRLRNHTGHSSQDLTSFERHRAYVTVATTAEVSRADYWIFSDALYHPTLSRAWSEHLGPWFDTTGLDGRVVSLLTAARFCADGAWMSEATGVFPSDDLAAVCRHALALIDAAEGMSDDIETEGIG from the coding sequence ATGGCAAACGATGGACGGTCGCGGATTCTCAAAGCTGCCAAGTCGCTGGCGGAATCGCACGATTCGGTGCACGGTGTGACGATCTCGCTCGAGTCGGTCGCGAAGAAGGCGGGCCTGACGAAACCGGGCCTGATGTATCACTTCCCGACCAAGGAAGCGCTCATGCTCGGACTCGTCGACCATGCCGCCGAGAACTGGGCACAGCGACTGCGCAACCATACCGGGCACTCGAGTCAGGACCTGACGAGCTTCGAACGACACCGCGCGTACGTCACCGTGGCCACCACCGCCGAGGTCTCCCGTGCCGACTATTGGATCTTCTCCGATGCGCTCTATCACCCGACGCTGTCGCGGGCGTGGAGCGAGCACCTGGGGCCGTGGTTCGACACCACTGGACTCGACGGTCGCGTGGTATCTCTGCTGACGGCGGCCCGGTTCTGCGCCGACGGCGCGTGGATGTCAGAAGCCACGGGAGTGTTTCCCTCCGACGACCTCGCAGCCGTGTGCCGGCACGCCCTCGCGCTCATCGATGCGGCCGAGGGAATGTCCGATGACATCGAAACGGAAGGGATCGGATGA
- a CDS encoding S9 family peptidase: MSETSGSDSADSTTATPKSAPVAKKVPFERTHHGHTFIDDYEWMREKESPEVIAHLEAENAWTSAQTAHLEGLQNSIFTEIKTRIKETDMSVPNRRGNYWYFSRTKAGLDYGISVRAPISGPDGWTPPEVGEEPLPCEEVVFDSNVAVEGQKFFSLGSFSLSDDGSRLLYGVDTTGDERYTLRVRDLATGDDLSDTIDGTFAGASLDPSGRFVFYTTVDDAWRPEKVWRHVVGTDSSDDVCIFHEPDERFFVGSGFSRSGRMMFVVTGSKTTTGYWSISADDLEAEPQEIWPRADGVEYNVEHAVIGGEDRFLITHNRNRADFELVDVPAADPTAPGRDVIAIGADSAVIAESGADSESVGVDDLRIEDVDAFADFIVLGYRRGGFARVGIIRLGDSSSPFGPLRELPFGQETGSLYLGSNPEFAQTSIRLHFTSMSTPAVIYSHSVPDGTDTVLKRQPVLGSVDLDDYTETLLWAKAEDGTDIPISVVFHKDLHRFDDHGGPASAKAGAGDGGDATNGGAASAKGEPAPLLLYGYGSYEASMDPYFSVSRLSLLDRGVVFAIAHVRGGGEMGRHWYDQGKTTAKKNTFTDFIDVARHLIDTGWTSPDRLVASGGSAGGLLMGAISNMAPELFAGISAEVPFVDALTSILMPELPLTVIEWEEWGDPLHDPEVYEYMRSYSPYENVTEAAYPKILAVTSLNDTRVLYVEPAKWVARLREVGADALLKTEMVAGHGGASGRYDAWREIAFEYAWILDVLGRSGVEIEA; encoded by the coding sequence ATGAGCGAAACTTCCGGCAGCGACTCTGCAGACTCGACGACCGCGACCCCGAAATCTGCGCCGGTGGCGAAGAAGGTCCCGTTCGAGCGCACCCACCACGGCCACACCTTCATCGACGACTACGAGTGGATGCGAGAGAAGGAGTCGCCCGAGGTCATCGCGCACCTCGAAGCAGAGAACGCCTGGACGAGCGCACAGACCGCTCACCTCGAAGGCCTGCAGAACTCGATCTTCACCGAGATCAAGACACGCATCAAAGAGACCGATATGTCCGTGCCCAACCGGCGTGGGAACTATTGGTACTTCTCCCGCACGAAGGCCGGACTCGACTACGGCATCAGCGTCCGGGCCCCTATCTCCGGACCCGATGGCTGGACCCCGCCGGAAGTCGGCGAGGAGCCTCTGCCCTGTGAGGAAGTCGTCTTCGACTCGAACGTCGCCGTCGAGGGCCAGAAGTTCTTCTCCCTCGGCTCCTTCTCACTCTCCGACGACGGCAGCCGGCTCCTCTACGGCGTCGACACTACCGGCGACGAACGCTATACCCTCCGCGTCCGCGACCTGGCCACGGGAGACGACCTCTCCGACACGATCGACGGCACCTTCGCCGGAGCCTCCCTCGACCCGAGCGGACGCTTCGTCTTCTACACCACCGTCGACGACGCCTGGCGACCGGAGAAAGTCTGGCGCCACGTCGTCGGCACCGACAGCAGCGACGACGTGTGCATCTTCCATGAACCCGATGAGCGTTTCTTCGTTGGATCGGGTTTCTCGCGTTCGGGCAGGATGATGTTCGTCGTCACCGGATCGAAGACGACCACAGGGTACTGGAGCATCAGCGCCGACGACCTCGAAGCCGAGCCACAGGAGATCTGGCCCCGAGCCGACGGAGTCGAATACAACGTCGAGCATGCCGTCATCGGCGGTGAGGACCGATTCCTCATCACCCACAACCGCAACCGCGCCGACTTCGAACTCGTGGATGTCCCGGCCGCCGATCCCACCGCGCCCGGCCGCGACGTCATCGCCATCGGTGCGGACTCCGCGGTGATCGCCGAGTCCGGTGCCGATTCGGAGTCCGTGGGCGTCGATGACCTGCGCATCGAAGACGTCGACGCCTTCGCCGACTTCATCGTGCTCGGCTACCGTCGCGGCGGCTTCGCACGCGTCGGCATCATCCGCTTGGGGGATTCCTCCTCCCCGTTCGGTCCGCTGCGGGAGCTGCCCTTCGGCCAAGAGACCGGGTCACTCTACTTGGGCAGCAACCCCGAGTTCGCGCAGACGAGCATCCGGCTGCATTTCACCTCCATGTCCACACCCGCTGTGATCTATTCCCACAGCGTCCCAGACGGCACTGACACGGTTCTCAAGCGTCAACCCGTTCTCGGATCGGTCGACCTCGACGACTACACCGAAACACTGCTGTGGGCGAAGGCTGAAGACGGCACCGACATCCCGATCTCGGTCGTCTTCCACAAGGATCTTCACCGCTTCGACGATCACGGCGGTCCCGCCTCGGCGAAGGCGGGGGCAGGCGACGGCGGGGACGCGACGAACGGCGGCGCCGCCTCGGCGAAGGGGGAGCCGGCGCCGCTGCTTCTCTACGGGTACGGTTCCTATGAAGCGAGCATGGACCCGTACTTCTCGGTCTCCCGACTGTCGCTGCTCGACCGCGGCGTCGTCTTCGCCATCGCCCACGTGCGCGGCGGCGGCGAAATGGGCCGACACTGGTACGACCAGGGCAAGACCACGGCGAAGAAGAACACGTTCACCGACTTCATCGACGTCGCCCGGCACCTCATCGACACTGGGTGGACTAGCCCTGACCGGCTCGTGGCCAGCGGCGGATCGGCCGGCGGGCTGCTCATGGGCGCGATTTCGAACATGGCTCCCGAACTCTTCGCCGGAATCAGCGCTGAGGTGCCCTTCGTCGACGCGCTGACCTCGATCCTCATGCCCGAGCTGCCGCTGACCGTCATCGAATGGGAGGAGTGGGGCGACCCGCTGCACGATCCTGAGGTCTATGAGTACATGCGCTCGTACTCTCCGTACGAAAACGTCACCGAGGCGGCCTACCCGAAGATCCTGGCCGTGACCTCGCTCAACGACACCCGAGTCCTCTACGTCGAGCCCGCGAAATGGGTCGCCCGACTCCGGGAAGTCGGAGCGGACGCCCTGCTCAAGACCGAAATGGTCGCCGGTCACGGAGGAGCGTCCGGCCGGTATGACGCGTGGAGGGAGATCGCCTTCGAGTACGCATGGATCCTCGACGTGCTGGGACGATCGGGTGTCGAAATAGAGGCCTGA
- a CDS encoding DMT family transporter, with product MSWMWLALSILSEVAGTLCLRASAGLQRRIWFVPVAISYTAAFFFLSRTLAAGMPLGVAYGLWAACGVAMVCLLSRVIWKDPLTRKALLGIGFITVGVILVEIG from the coding sequence ATGAGTTGGATGTGGTTGGCACTGTCGATCCTCAGCGAAGTCGCCGGTACCCTGTGCCTGCGTGCGAGCGCCGGATTGCAGCGCAGGATCTGGTTCGTTCCCGTAGCGATCAGCTACACCGCGGCCTTCTTCTTCCTGAGCCGTACGCTGGCCGCAGGCATGCCGCTCGGCGTCGCCTACGGTCTGTGGGCGGCCTGCGGAGTCGCCATGGTCTGCCTGCTCTCCCGCGTGATCTGGAAGGACCCGCTCACGCGGAAGGCGCTCCTCGGCATCGGCTTCATCACCGTCGGCGTCATCCTCGTCGAAATCGGCTGA
- a CDS encoding ABC transporter permease has translation MFGALELGLIYGAMALGVYLTFKVLNFPDLTVDGSFTTGGATAASLIIAGVNPFLATLAAIGAGLIAGYITGLLHTKGGIDGLLAGILTMIGLWSINLRIMGKANLPLLREDTVFTPLRENMLMGTWVSIAILLAFALILKFAIDWFLTTDLGLAIQATGNNKEMIRSLGVNTDNSTMLTLALSNGFVALCGALVAQYQGFSDISMGIGLILVGLASVILGQAVFGSRNIFMASLGALLGSVVYRLIIFLALRAGLDTNDMKLTTALLVVIALLLPRWGFLKRIPSLRGRGNRAPTSVPAGTTDMKDSAEIADIPAGATGARTGKEI, from the coding sequence ATGTTCGGAGCATTGGAGCTCGGGCTCATCTACGGCGCGATGGCGCTCGGGGTCTATCTGACCTTCAAGGTCCTCAACTTCCCCGACCTCACTGTCGACGGAAGCTTCACCACGGGCGGCGCCACCGCAGCCTCCCTCATCATCGCCGGGGTCAACCCCTTCCTGGCCACGCTTGCGGCGATCGGCGCCGGACTCATCGCCGGCTACATCACAGGTCTGCTCCACACGAAGGGCGGCATCGACGGACTGCTCGCCGGAATCCTCACCATGATCGGACTGTGGTCGATCAACCTGCGGATCATGGGGAAGGCGAATCTGCCGCTCCTGCGAGAGGACACGGTGTTCACCCCGCTGCGGGAGAACATGCTCATGGGCACTTGGGTGTCGATTGCGATCCTGCTCGCCTTCGCCCTCATCCTCAAATTCGCCATCGACTGGTTCCTCACCACCGATCTCGGACTGGCCATCCAGGCCACCGGCAACAACAAGGAGATGATCCGCAGCCTCGGCGTCAACACCGACAACTCGACGATGCTCACCCTGGCGCTGTCGAACGGATTCGTTGCTCTCTGCGGTGCCCTCGTCGCCCAGTACCAGGGATTCTCCGATATCAGCATGGGCATCGGTCTCATCCTCGTCGGACTCGCCTCGGTGATCCTCGGCCAAGCCGTGTTCGGCAGCCGCAACATCTTCATGGCCAGCCTCGGCGCGCTCCTCGGATCGGTCGTCTACCGGCTCATCATCTTCCTCGCGCTGCGTGCGGGCCTGGATACGAATGATATGAAGCTGACGACCGCGCTGCTCGTCGTCATCGCACTGCTGCTGCCCAGGTGGGGATTCCTCAAGCGGATCCCCTCGCTGCGCGGACGCGGGAACCGGGCACCCACCTCGGTGCCGGCAGGAACGACCGATATGAAGGACTCCGCCGAGATCGCTGACATCCCCGCCGGTGCGACCGGCGCCCGAACCGGGAAGGAGATCTGA
- a CDS encoding SMR family transporter, translating to MNANRLLLLVAAILAEVAATLMLRASVADPVWIPGVVVLYATAFFILGLTQRLGMPLGAVYATWSASGVALVAVLGVVFFGEFLSIGAIIGIALIIIGVILVESGTPEESANVDAEVTE from the coding sequence ATGAACGCGAACCGTCTGCTGCTGCTCGTCGCAGCCATCCTCGCCGAGGTGGCCGCCACCCTGATGCTGCGCGCCTCGGTCGCCGATCCCGTGTGGATCCCCGGAGTCGTCGTCCTCTACGCCACAGCCTTCTTCATCCTCGGCCTCACACAGCGACTGGGCATGCCTCTCGGTGCCGTCTACGCCACCTGGTCGGCCAGCGGAGTCGCACTGGTTGCCGTGCTCGGAGTCGTGTTCTTCGGCGAGTTCCTGAGCATCGGCGCGATCATCGGCATCGCCCTCATCATCATCGGCGTCATCCTCGTCGAATCCGGCACTCCCGAGGAATCCGCGAACGTGGACGCGGAGGTGACCGAATGA
- a CDS encoding ABC transporter ATP-binding protein, with protein sequence MLKIDTISKTFFPGTVNERKALQGLSLDLDESDFVTVIGSNGAGKSTLLNTISGRLSIDSGSITIDGAEVSRMPEYKRARYLGRVFQDPMAGTAPDLTIEQNLSLALKRGKPRGLGRGTTSERREHFKDELATLELGLENRLKTKVGLLSGGQRQALSLLMAGFTQPRILLLDEHTAALDPQRAALVSALTKKIVEADGLTTLMVTHNMEQAIALGNRLIMMHEGRIIYQASAEEKKDLTVETLLGEFSKLKGATLGDRALLN encoded by the coding sequence ATGCTCAAGATCGACACCATCTCCAAGACGTTCTTCCCGGGAACCGTCAACGAACGCAAGGCGCTCCAGGGGCTCTCGCTCGACCTCGACGAATCCGACTTCGTCACCGTCATCGGCTCCAACGGGGCCGGAAAATCGACGCTGCTCAACACCATCTCCGGCCGCCTGTCCATCGACTCCGGCTCGATCACCATCGACGGTGCCGAGGTGTCGCGGATGCCCGAGTACAAACGAGCGAGATACCTCGGCCGTGTCTTCCAAGATCCGATGGCCGGCACCGCTCCGGACCTCACGATCGAGCAGAACCTCTCGCTCGCGCTCAAACGCGGAAAGCCACGAGGGTTGGGGCGGGGGACCACCTCGGAGCGACGCGAACACTTCAAGGACGAATTGGCCACTCTCGAGCTCGGCCTCGAGAACCGGCTGAAGACGAAGGTCGGACTGCTCTCCGGCGGACAGCGACAGGCACTGAGTCTGCTTATGGCCGGATTCACCCAGCCGCGGATCCTGCTGCTCGACGAGCACACCGCCGCCCTTGACCCGCAGCGTGCGGCCCTGGTGTCGGCCCTGACGAAGAAGATCGTCGAAGCCGACGGGCTGACCACTCTGATGGTCACTCACAACATGGAGCAGGCGATTGCATTGGGCAATCGGCTGATCATGATGCACGAGGGGCGGATCATCTACCAGGCTTCGGCTGAGGAGAAGAAGGACCTGACCGTCGAGACACTGCTCGGCGAATTCTCGAAACTCAAGGGAGCGACACTGGGCGACCGGGCGCTGCTCAATTGA
- a CDS encoding tripartite tricarboxylate transporter TctB family protein, giving the protein MSAQTTTNTERTGHLGAGTWWQGRSGLIVPLIMGAFSTYLLVGILTMEVAPDVDKPGPQFFPTIIMLVGYALTILLVIAYIRNPEPVDVDNELPATAEEDKAFSTPVTSAVAASRLSPHEEDEPERDRQALAAARKADAKHRTHSDFVSLAWGAGGFAAFALILEFAGWIIAAALLFWCVARSMGSKKPLFDLTLALTFSSLVYIAFSVMLGLNLPSGILGGGF; this is encoded by the coding sequence GTGAGCGCACAGACGACAACGAACACGGAAAGGACGGGCCATCTCGGCGCCGGCACCTGGTGGCAGGGACGGTCTGGCCTCATCGTCCCTCTCATCATGGGGGCGTTCTCGACCTATCTGCTCGTCGGCATCCTCACCATGGAAGTCGCCCCGGACGTGGACAAACCAGGCCCGCAGTTCTTCCCGACGATCATCATGCTCGTCGGATACGCGCTGACGATCCTGCTGGTCATCGCCTATATCCGCAATCCCGAACCCGTCGACGTCGACAACGAGCTGCCGGCCACGGCCGAGGAGGACAAGGCGTTCTCGACTCCGGTCACCTCGGCGGTCGCGGCCTCGCGGCTCTCCCCTCATGAGGAAGACGAGCCGGAACGCGACCGCCAGGCTCTCGCCGCTGCACGCAAGGCCGATGCGAAGCACCGCACGCACAGTGACTTCGTGTCCCTGGCCTGGGGCGCGGGCGGCTTTGCGGCGTTCGCACTCATCCTCGAATTCGCCGGATGGATCATCGCCGCAGCACTCCTGTTCTGGTGCGTGGCTCGGTCGATGGGCTCGAAGAAGCCGCTGTTCGACCTCACTCTGGCACTGACGTTCTCGTCCCTGGTCTACATCGCCTTCTCGGTGATGCTGGGACTCAACCTTCCTTCGGGAATCCTGGGAGGTGGCTTCTGA
- a CDS encoding Bug family tripartite tricarboxylate transporter substrate binding protein translates to MPKAPPPEDSMSESSHPSRRTFGRIAYGAIALAAIGTATTYSVKAASAKGDLSSNLTLIAPAGAGGGWDGFARETQQAMRVDRLANNAQVVNIPGAGGTIGLGKFSTMHGQSDTILATGTAMVGGIALNKSPVGFDNTTLLARVAEDYDVLIAAADSPHNTIDDVIGAWKKDPKGFVWTGGSAGSVDHLTIAQLALLGKIPASDITYIPKSGGGEAIQTLLSGTTDFASCGFNEVSDQIEAGRVKAIGVAAPKRIDGFDDVPTMTEQGYEVTLTNWRGWLGAPDITGDDSAQLLEILQKTRDSAAWKDALERNKWTDVWQTGEEFAEFVKEDSSRVEKLLKELGL, encoded by the coding sequence GTGCCAAAGGCGCCACCTCCCGAGGATTCCATGTCCGAATCCTCCCACCCCTCGAGACGAACCTTCGGTCGCATCGCCTACGGGGCGATCGCCTTGGCGGCGATCGGAACGGCGACGACCTACTCGGTCAAGGCCGCCTCGGCGAAGGGTGACCTGTCATCGAATCTCACCCTCATCGCTCCGGCCGGCGCCGGCGGCGGCTGGGATGGATTCGCGCGCGAGACCCAACAGGCCATGCGCGTCGACCGGCTTGCCAACAATGCCCAGGTCGTCAACATCCCCGGTGCCGGCGGCACGATCGGTCTCGGCAAATTCTCGACCATGCACGGCCAGTCGGACACGATCCTCGCCACCGGCACCGCCATGGTCGGCGGCATCGCGCTGAACAAGTCGCCGGTCGGATTCGACAACACGACCCTGCTCGCTCGCGTGGCCGAGGACTATGACGTGCTCATCGCCGCTGCGGATTCTCCGCACAATACGATCGACGACGTCATCGGCGCGTGGAAGAAGGACCCGAAGGGATTCGTGTGGACGGGCGGTTCGGCCGGCTCGGTCGACCACTTGACCATCGCTCAGTTGGCACTGCTCGGCAAGATCCCCGCCTCCGACATCACCTACATCCCGAAGTCCGGCGGTGGTGAAGCCATCCAGACTCTGCTCTCGGGCACCACCGACTTCGCCTCCTGCGGCTTCAACGAGGTCTCCGATCAGATCGAAGCCGGACGCGTCAAAGCCATCGGCGTGGCCGCGCCCAAACGCATCGACGGCTTCGATGACGTGCCGACCATGACCGAACAGGGCTACGAGGTCACGCTGACGAACTGGCGCGGCTGGCTCGGAGCGCCGGACATCACCGGCGACGACTCCGCTCAGCTCCTCGAGATCCTGCAGAAGACCCGTGACAGTGCAGCGTGGAAAGACGCTCTCGAGCGGAACAAGTGGACCGACGTATGGCAGACCGGCGAGGAGTTCGCCGAGTTCGTCAAAGAAGACAGCTCCCGAGTGGAGAAGCTGCTGAAGGAGTTGGGACTGTGA
- a CDS encoding ABC transporter substrate-binding protein: MRLRKVATAMVAVGSILAVSACSGGQGGGGEGDSFSIGVSQLVQHPALDAATEGFKKSFEDAGVDVEWDVQNAQGEQANATSIAQQFANDDLDLVLAVATPAAQAAAQAITDKPVLFTAVTDAEEAGLVDANDEPGGNVTGTSDLNPVEEQLKLVKDVKPDAKTVGIVYSSGEVNSQVQVDLAKKAAKGLGVKIKEATIANSGELAQAVDSLGKVDAYYVPTDNNVVSAVSTMVQAAEKNKALLVGSEAGQVESGAAITRGIDYTKLGEQTGEMALKILQDGKKPAEMPVETSSNLELVVNPKAAKAQGVEIPKKLVDEADKVIE; encoded by the coding sequence ATGCGTCTCAGGAAAGTGGCCACAGCGATGGTGGCAGTCGGTTCGATTCTTGCGGTTTCGGCCTGCAGTGGCGGCCAGGGCGGAGGCGGAGAGGGCGATTCGTTCTCCATCGGCGTCTCGCAGCTCGTGCAGCACCCGGCCCTCGACGCCGCCACCGAAGGCTTCAAGAAGTCCTTCGAGGATGCGGGCGTCGACGTCGAATGGGATGTGCAGAACGCCCAGGGGGAACAGGCCAATGCAACCTCGATCGCCCAGCAGTTCGCCAACGACGACCTCGACCTCGTGCTCGCCGTTGCCACCCCGGCCGCCCAGGCCGCAGCCCAGGCGATCACCGACAAGCCTGTGCTCTTCACCGCCGTCACCGACGCCGAAGAAGCCGGACTCGTCGACGCCAACGACGAGCCCGGCGGCAACGTCACCGGGACCTCCGACCTCAACCCGGTCGAAGAACAGCTGAAGCTGGTCAAGGACGTCAAGCCCGATGCGAAGACCGTCGGCATCGTCTACAGCTCCGGTGAGGTCAACTCGCAGGTGCAGGTCGACCTTGCGAAGAAGGCCGCCAAAGGCCTCGGCGTGAAGATCAAGGAAGCGACGATCGCGAACTCGGGAGAGCTCGCACAGGCTGTGGACTCGCTCGGCAAGGTCGACGCCTACTACGTGCCCACCGACAACAACGTCGTCTCGGCAGTGTCGACGATGGTCCAGGCAGCAGAGAAGAACAAGGCTCTGCTCGTCGGGTCGGAAGCCGGCCAGGTCGAATCCGGTGCGGCGATCACCCGCGGCATCGACTACACGAAGCTCGGCGAACAGACCGGCGAAATGGCTCTGAAGATCCTCCAGGACGGAAAGAAGCCCGCCGAGATGCCCGTCGAGACCAGCTCGAACCTCGAACTCGTCGTCAATCCGAAGGCCGCCAAGGCGCAGGGCGTCGAGATTCCGAAGAAACTCGTCGATGAGGCCGACAAGGTCATCGAGTGA
- a CDS encoding BCCT family transporter, with protein MTDDSTRTDELDPGPDQQFAATTEAARRAPRERIMADARRVRDDAKRVGRETGRNLGQFDYRRPRGPVKADLEDTHGHYPHDTHPILVPGIAIDEQRRTYSLDKIIFAIAGGLTVAFVIWGISSPSSVASVAQTAYDWATLNVGWLFNLVAIIILVSLLILAFSSYGKIPLGKDGEKAEFSTFSWVAMLFAAGIGIGVLFFGPSEPLTYFISPPPLTNDPETTEALHGAMAQTYFHWGFHAWAMYALVGGAIAYAAYRRGRSLLLSSIFQTLFGKRQTEGFAGKLVDIFAIVATLFGTAAALGIAAMQIGTGVSIVTDAGPMTNNSLVIIILVLTVGFIISAVSGVSRGIRYLSSINIVLTVGIVALVLFLGPTLYLFNLLPSALMEYLGSIFDMMGRSLSWGAETQEFQSLWTVYYWAWWISWSPFVGTFIARISRGRSIRQFILGTIFIPSTLLFVAYGIMGGTSIWMYRSGASGFTDSMEAPEVFFTLIDNLPYVEWLPFVVIIVLAIFFITSADSASVVMGMLTSRGDQEPKKWVVVFWGLVMSGIAVVMLLLGDASALEGLQQLVIVTAVPFAFVMLFIIVAWFKELRTDPLALRRQYALNAVDNAVVAGADAYGDDFALQVVPTEPGDGANGGIDSEHEDYTDWYQRTDENGDPVGFDYETGEWADGWTPDDDSTDAEATAASTTDADPGAASASESDSDSVTDSDADAGSDRREDHS; from the coding sequence ATGACAGATGACTCCACCCGTACCGACGAACTCGATCCGGGGCCGGACCAGCAGTTCGCTGCCACCACCGAGGCGGCTCGCCGTGCACCGCGCGAACGGATCATGGCCGATGCTCGCAGGGTGCGGGACGACGCCAAACGCGTGGGTCGCGAGACCGGGCGCAACCTCGGTCAGTTCGACTACCGCCGCCCGCGCGGCCCCGTGAAGGCTGATCTCGAAGACACGCACGGCCACTATCCGCACGACACTCACCCGATCCTCGTGCCCGGAATCGCCATCGACGAACAACGGCGCACCTATTCGCTGGACAAGATCATCTTCGCCATCGCCGGCGGCCTCACCGTCGCCTTCGTCATCTGGGGAATCTCGAGTCCCTCCAGCGTCGCCAGCGTTGCACAGACTGCTTATGACTGGGCGACGCTCAACGTCGGCTGGCTGTTCAACCTCGTCGCGATCATCATTCTCGTCTCCCTGCTCATCCTCGCGTTCTCCTCCTACGGCAAGATCCCCTTGGGCAAGGATGGGGAGAAGGCAGAATTCAGCACCTTCTCCTGGGTCGCCATGCTCTTTGCGGCGGGCATCGGCATCGGCGTCCTCTTCTTCGGACCCTCCGAACCCCTGACCTACTTCATCTCGCCGCCTCCGCTGACGAATGATCCGGAGACGACCGAGGCGCTCCACGGTGCGATGGCCCAGACCTACTTCCACTGGGGATTCCATGCTTGGGCGATGTACGCACTCGTCGGCGGTGCCATCGCCTATGCCGCCTACCGCCGCGGCCGTTCGCTGCTGCTGTCATCGATCTTCCAGACGCTGTTCGGCAAACGGCAGACCGAAGGCTTCGCCGGAAAGCTCGTCGACATCTTCGCGATCGTCGCTACTCTCTTCGGCACGGCTGCGGCCCTGGGCATCGCAGCCATGCAGATCGGCACCGGTGTCAGCATCGTCACCGACGCGGGACCGATGACGAACAACTCCCTCGTCATCATCATCCTCGTCCTCACAGTCGGCTTCATCATCTCCGCGGTCTCCGGCGTCTCGCGCGGAATCCGCTACCTGTCGTCGATCAACATCGTGCTGACCGTCGGCATCGTCGCGCTCGTGCTGTTCCTCGGGCCCACGCTCTACCTGTTCAACCTCCTGCCCTCGGCGCTCATGGAATACCTCGGTTCGATATTCGACATGATGGGCCGATCCCTGTCCTGGGGCGCCGAGACTCAGGAATTCCAGTCCCTGTGGACCGTCTATTACTGGGCCTGGTGGATCTCATGGTCGCCGTTCGTCGGCACCTTCATCGCCCGCATCTCCCGCGGACGGTCGATCCGCCAGTTCATCCTCGGCACGATCTTCATTCCCTCGACGCTGCTCTTCGTAGCCTATGGAATCATGGGCGGAACCTCCATCTGGATGTACCGTTCCGGAGCATCGGGTTTCACCGACAGCATGGAGGCCCCCGAGGTGTTCTTCACCCTCATCGACAATCTGCCCTATGTCGAATGGCTGCCGTTCGTCGTCATCATCGTCCTCGCGATCTTCTTCATCACCTCGGCCGATTCCGCCTCGGTAGTCATGGGCATGCTCACCAGCCGTGGTGATCAGGAACCGAAGAAATGGGTCGTCGTGTTCTGGGGACTGGTGATGTCCGGCATCGCCGTGGTCATGCTCCTCCTCGGAGACGCGAGCGCACTCGAAGGACTCCAACAGCTCGTCATCGTCACCGCGGTGCCGTTCGCGTTCGTCATGCTCTTCATCATCGTCGCCTGGTTCAAGGAGCTGCGGACGGATCCGCTTGCACTGCGCCGGCAGTATGCGCTCAACGCGGTGGACAACGCAGTGGTCGCCGGTGCCGATGCCTACGGTGACGACTTCGCCCTGCAGGTCGTGCCCACCGAGCCCGGTGACGGCGCGAACGGCGGAATCGACTCCGAGCACGAGGACTACACCGACTGGTACCAGCGCACCGACGAGAACGGCGACCCCGTCGGCTTCGATTACGAAACCGGAGAATGGGCCGACGGTTGGACACCGGACGACGATTCCACCGACGCCGAGGCGACTGCCGCCTCAACGACCGACGCGGACCCCGGGGCCGCCTCGGCGAGCGAATCCGATTCGGATTCAGTGACCGATTCCGACGCAGACGCCGGCTCCGACCGCAGAGAGGACCACTCATGA